In Musa acuminata AAA Group cultivar baxijiao chromosome BXJ2-3, Cavendish_Baxijiao_AAA, whole genome shotgun sequence, the following proteins share a genomic window:
- the LOC103977625 gene encoding pentatricopeptide repeat-containing protein At2g06000, protein MFPRAPPYHIVVSRHQRHLLFPLLSPRRCPFSGASGSGPDPTDLWIAKLVSTVFHLSPSPAIAADRIAPIRHLLSPSVALAALRRHADPLSALAFFELSCSAFGITHSAAAFRFVICSLCQSGFHDDALKVFYQMANEGHGIEESFLEFLAVSCIEAGKLDLAVGLLGRASEFGCWYQSYTLNNLLSLLVGRNLVNDAVLFLRQHLHSQFLTPDTCSFNIVIKGLCRLGDIDAAFNFSDQMRSFGCSPDMVTHNTLIDGLCRAKQLDRAQELLQRIQLDGSSLPNVVTYTSVISGYCKMGKMEEALGVFSEMTGAGIRPSRVTYNVLIDGYGKVGDMLSAVSVYERMLASGCPPDVVTFTSLIDGYCRSGWLDDAMKLWNEMSQRELKPNAYTYAVAINSFCRMNRLNEARKLLKELKGRRDVMPHAFIYNPVIDGLCKCGRVDEANVVVLEMEERRCKPDKFTYTILIIGHCMKGRMAEAIALFQKMVSSGCTPDSITVNSLVSFLLKAGMPNEINKIMLTASERYIGLDKPCQEIPSSLGKSMGISVAM, encoded by the coding sequence ATGTTCCCCCGCGCCCCGCCGTACCATATCGTTGTGAGCCGTCACCAGCGCCACCTTCTATTCCCCCTCCTCTCCCCCCGCCGCTGCCCCTTCTCGGGCGCCTCCGGCTCCGGCCCCGACCCTACCGACCTGTGGATCGCCAAACTCGTCTCCACCGTTTTCCACCTCTCCCCTTCCCCTGCCATTGCCGCCGACCGGATCGCCCCCATCCGCCACCTCCTCTCCCCTTCAGTCGCCCTTGCTGCCCTCCGCCGCCACGCTGACCCCCTGTCCGCCCTTGCATTCTTCGAGCTTAGCTGCTCCGCTTTTGGGATCACCCACTCTGCCGCCGCTTTTAGATTCGTGATCTGCTCTCTGTGCCAATCGGGTTTCCATGATGACGCACTGAAGGTGTTTTATCAAATGGCTAACGAGGGGCATGGTATAGAGGAGTCTTTCCTCGAGTTCTTGGCCGTTTCTTGTATTGAGGCCGGTAAATTGGACCTAGCGGTGGGATTGCTTGGTAGAGCTTCTGAATTCGGCTGCTGGTATCAATCTTACACTTTAAATAACCTACTGAGTCTTTTAGTTGGAAGAAACCTAGTGAACGATGCTGTCCTTTTTCTAAGGCAGCATTTACATTCACAGTTTTTGACTCCTGATACTTGTAGCTTCAACATAGTCATAAAGGGACTTTGTAGATTGGGTGACATAGATGCAGCATTCAATTTTTCTGATCAAATGAGGAGCTTTGGGTGCTCGCCTGATATGGTGACACACAACACTCTTATTGATGGGCTTTGTCGAGCCAAGCAGCTTGATAGAGCACAGGAGCTTTTACAGAGAATTCAGTTAGATGGTTCGAGCTTGCCAAATGTGGTGACATACACATCTGTCATCTCTGGTTATTGCAAAATGGGCAAGATGGAAGAGGCATTGGGGGTCTTCAGTGAGATGACTGGTGCTGGGATAAGACCCAGCAGGGTAACATACAATGTTCTTATCGATGGATATGGTAAGGTAGGTGACATGCTGTCAGCTGTTTCAGTGTATGAGAGAATGTTGGCTTCTGGCTGTCCTCCTGATGTTGTTACTTTTACTTCATTGATTGATGGGTATTGCCGAAGTGGATGGCTGGATGATGCAATGAAGCTCTGGAACGAGATGAGTCAGAGAGAATTAAAGCCCAATGCATACACCTATGCTGTTGCTATAAATTCATTTTGCAGGATGAATAGGTTAAATGAGGCGAGGAAACTTCTGAAGGAACTGAAAGGGAGGAGAGATGTTATGCCACATGCCTTCATTTACAATCCTGTTATTGATGGGCTGTGTAAGTGTGGTCGTGTGGATGAGGCTAATGTGGTTGTCTTAGAAATGGAGGAAAGGAGGTGTAAACCTGACAAGTTTACTTACACTATACTTATAATTGGGCACTGCATGAAGGGGAGGATGGCGGAAGCCATAGCCCTTTTCCAGAAGATGGTCTCTTCTGGCTGTACTCCAGATAGCATAACAGTTAATTCTTTAGTATCATTTCTTCTGAAGGCTGGGATGCCCAATGAGATCAACAAGATAATGCTTACTGCATCTGAAAGGTACATAGGATTGGACAAACCATGTCAAGAGATTCCTTCATCGCTTGGAAAAAGCATGGGTATTTCAGTGGCTATGTAA